The Henckelia pumila isolate YLH828 chromosome 2, ASM3356847v2, whole genome shotgun sequence genome includes a window with the following:
- the LOC140881210 gene encoding large ribosomal subunit protein uL30y-like, translating to MGDEVKGEVVPESVIKKQKRNEEWALAKAKELNEAKKKKSETRKLICKKARQYAKEYEDQEKELIRLKREARLKGGFYVNPEAKLLFIIRIRGINAMHPRTKKILQLLRLRQIFNGVFLKVNKATMNMLHRVEPYVTYGYPNLKSIRELIYKRGYGKVNKQRNALTDNSIIEQVLGKYGIICMEDLIHEIITVGPHFKEANNFLWPFQLKAPLGGLKKKRNHYVEGGDAGNREDYINELIRRMN from the exons ATGGGTGACGAGGTCAAAGGTGAAGTAGTTCCCGAGTCAGTTATCAAGAAACAGAAGAGGAACGAGGAATGGGCCCTTGCTAAGGCAAAAGAGCTCAATGAagcaaagaagaagaaatccgAAACCCGAAAGTTGATCTGCAAAAAAGCAAGGCAGTATGCTAAGGAGTATGAGGATCAG GAGAAGGAGTTGATTCGTTTGAAGCGCGAGGCTAGATTGAAGGGTGGCTTTTATGTTAATCCAGAAGCGAAGCTTTTGTTCATTATCAGAATCCGTGG AATTAATGCCATGCATCCGAGAACTAAGAAAATTCTGCAGCTTCTTCGATTACGCCAG ATCTTTAATGGTGTCTTCTTGAAAGTTAACAAAGCTACAATGAACATGCTCCACAGGGTTGAGCCTTATGTTACTTATGG GTACCCTAACCTCAAAAGTATCCGTGAGTTGATTTACAAGCGTGGTTATGGGAAAGTAAACAAGCAAAGAAACGCCTTGACGGACAATTCCATCATTGAGCAG GTGCTGGGTAAATACGGTATAATCTGCATGGAGGATCTTATTCACGAGATTATTACTGTTGGACCCCACTTCAAAGAAGCAAACAACTTCCTATGGCCATTCCAACTCAAAGCACCTTTGGGCGGtttgaagaagaagaggaaTCACTATGTCGAAGGTGGTGACGCGGGTAATCGCGAGGATTACATCAATGAGCTGATTAGGAGGATGAACTGA
- the LOC140885421 gene encoding uncharacterized protein: MSCVHVCGEEERELGRQQAAGSCQYCGGGKVAAVDVEIKCRICFLPLGFVVKRRYICTDCGKHLILYSS; this comes from the coding sequence ATGAGCTGTGTTCATGTTTGTGGTGAGGAGGAAAGAGAACTGGGGCGGCAGCAGGCGGCGGGATCCTGCCAGTATTGCGGCGGCGGCAAGGTGGCGGCGGTGGATGTGGAGATCAAGTGTAGGATTTGCTTCCTGCCTCTTGGCTTTGTAGTTAAGAGGAGATACATCTGCACGGACTGTGGCAAGCATTTGATATTGTATTCCTCATAA
- the LOC140880724 gene encoding uncharacterized membrane protein At1g16860-like, whose product MGSRFPSHQLSNGLYVSGRPEQPKEKTPSMSSVAMPYTGGDIKRSGELGKMFDIPMDSSRSRKSGPISNAPTRTGSFGGTSSHSGQLNSVNRASVSSGGVSGSASMKKTNSGPLNKHGEPLKKSSGPQGGGTAVSRQNSGPLPPVLPTTGLITSGPITSGPLNSSGAPRKTSGPLESIGSMKLHNASVVNNQAVTHLSQDDEYSFRRSFPKPILWSIILLFVMGFIAGGFILGAVRNPILLVVVVVLFAAVATVFTWNTCWGRRAVTSYIASYPDAELRTAKDGQFVKVSGVVTCGNVPLESSFQKVPRCVYTSTSLYEYRGWDSKAANPTHRRFTWGLRALERHVVDFYISDFQSGLRALVKTGYGARVTPYVDESVVVEINPSNGDASSDFVRWLGVRNLSSDDRVMRLKEGYIKEGSTVSVMGVVQRNENVLMIVPPPEPFSTGCQWSKCILPASLEGIVLRCEDTSKIDVIPV is encoded by the exons ATGGGTTCTCGATTTCCTTCACATCAGTTGAGCAATGGCCTATATGTGTCTGGCCGCCCTGAACAACCAAAAGAGAAGACTCCCTCTATGAGTTCTGTTGCCATGCCTTACACTGGTGGCGACATCAAAAGGTCTGGAGAGCTAGGAAAGATGTTTGACATCCCTATGGATAGCTCAAGGTCCCGAAAATCTGGTCCTATAAGTAATGCTCCGACAAGAACGGGGTCATTTGGTGGCACATCTTCTCACTCAGGCCAATTAAATTCTGTCAATCGTGCCTCTGTTTCTTCTGGAGGGGTTTCTGGGTCAGCCTCTATGAAGAAGACCAATTCTGGTCCACTTAATAAACATGGGGAACCGTTAAAAAAATCATCTGGTCCTCAAGGAGGAGGAACGGCGGTTTCTCGTCAAAATTCTGGTCCTCTTCCACCAGTTCTTCCAACCACAGGTCTAATTACATCAGGACCTATTACTTCAGGCCCACTGAATTCATCTGGGGCTCCTAGGAAAACATCTGGCCCTTTGGAGTCGATTGGTTCAATGAAGTTGCACAATGCTTCTGTTGTGAACAATCAGGCTGTTACCCACCTCAGTCAGGATGACGAATATTCCTTCCGGAGGAGCTTCCCGAAGCCAATTCTTTGGTCCATCATTCTTCTCTTTGTGATGGGGTTTATTGCCGGTGGTTTTATTCTTGGAGCTGTTCGCAACCCGATTCTTCTCGTTGTCGTCGTTGTACTTTTTGCTGCTGTTGCTACAGTATTTACCTGGAATACATGTTGGGGAAGAAGAGCTGTTACCAGTTACATAGCTAGTTATCCTGATGCTGAATTACGAACTGCAAAAGATGGCCAATTCGTTAAAGTTTCGGGG GTTGTCACATGTGGAAATGTTCCTCTTGAATCATCATTCCAGAAAGTTCCCCGTTGTGTCTATACCTCCACAAGTTTATATGAGTACAGGGGATGGGATTCAAAAGCAGCAAATCCCACTCATCGCCGCTTTACCTGGGGTCTTCGCGCATTAGAG AGGCATGTGGTTGATTTCTATATATCCGATTTCCAATCTGGATTGAGGGCATTGGTTAAGACTGGCTATGGTGCAAGAGTGACACCCTATGTTGATGAATCGGTGGTTGTTGAAATCAATCCGTCGAATGGAGACGCGTCTTCTGATTTTGTCAGATGGTTAGGAGTAAGGAATCTTTCAAGTGATGACCGTGTAATGCGACTGAAAGAAGG GTACATCAAAGAAGGCAGCACCGTCAGTGTTATGGGCGTAGTGCAGCGAAATGAGAATGTTTTGATGATCGTTCCTCCTCCAGAACCCTTTTCGACCGGATGCCAGTGGAGTAAATGCATTCTGCCTGCAAGTCTTGAAGGCATCGTTTTGAGATGCGAGGACACCTCAAAGATTGATGTTATACCAGTTTAG